The Clostridium sporogenes genome contains a region encoding:
- a CDS encoding TlyA family RNA methyltransferase, which yields MADKKERLDLLLIKKGIFQSRERAKASIMAGEIFIDGNRVDKCGEKIKESANIEFRGEKLPYVSRGGLKLEKSIKNFGIDLNGKVCLDIGASTGGFTDCMLQNGAKKVFSIDVGYGQFAWKLRVDPRVVCMERTNVRYVTSEDLGEKANFASIDVSFISLTLVIPVVKDLLDEKGEIMALIKPQFEAGREKVGKKGVVRESSTHKEVVDKIVQFAKKIGLNILNLDFSPIKGPEGNIEYLIYMTKNKSINSDFQEDYIDYIVNKAHNNLNGDK from the coding sequence ATGGCAGACAAAAAAGAAAGATTAGACTTGCTTTTGATAAAAAAAGGAATTTTCCAATCTAGAGAAAGAGCAAAAGCTAGTATAATGGCAGGAGAAATATTTATAGATGGTAATAGAGTAGATAAATGTGGAGAAAAAATAAAAGAAAGTGCTAATATAGAGTTTAGAGGAGAAAAACTACCCTATGTAAGCCGAGGAGGATTAAAATTAGAAAAATCTATAAAAAATTTTGGAATAGATTTAAATGGAAAAGTATGTTTAGACATAGGAGCATCTACAGGAGGGTTTACAGATTGCATGCTTCAAAATGGAGCAAAAAAAGTATTTTCTATAGATGTAGGATATGGACAGTTTGCTTGGAAGCTTAGAGTAGATCCTAGAGTAGTTTGTATGGAAAGAACTAATGTAAGATATGTAACTTCAGAAGATCTAGGAGAAAAGGCTAATTTTGCAAGTATAGATGTATCTTTTATCTCTTTAACTCTAGTAATACCTGTAGTAAAGGATTTGTTAGATGAAAAGGGAGAAATAATGGCTCTTATAAAACCACAATTTGAAGCAGGAAGAGAAAAAGTAGGTAAAAAAGGGGTAGTAAGGGAAAGTAGTACTCATAAAGAAGTAGTGGATAAAATAGTCCAATTTGCAAAAAAAATAGGTTTAAATATATTAAATTTAGATTTCTCTCCAATAAAAGGTCCTGAGGGGAATATAGAATACCTTATATATATGACAAAAAATAAAAGTATAAATAGTGATTTTCAAGAGGACTATATAGATTATATAGTAAATAAAGCTCATAATAATTTAAATGGTGATAAATGA
- the dxs gene encoding 1-deoxy-D-xylulose-5-phosphate synthase — protein sequence MKNILDKYQDFDSIKSMSINELNQFSYEIRKFLIDNVSKTGGHLASNLGVVELTLSIFNVFDLNKDKVIWDVGHQAYVHKILTGRKDKFNTLRQYGGLSGFPKRCESPYDVFETGHSSTSISAALGMARARDIKGENNKVIAVIGDGALTGGMAFEALNDLGFNKTDLIIILNDNQMSIAENVGGMSSYLSKVRLDPTYNKLKKEVNNTLNKIPNVGKGMARSLERVKNGIKQMIVPGMFFENLGIKYLGPIDGHDIKELSKVMKMAKDIKGPVLIHAITKKGKGYAYAEKKPDKFHGIGPFDCTSGEVNSKACLTYSGVFGEELTKIGKEDKRVVAITAAMKDGTGLRKFGETFPKRFFDVGIAEQHAVTLAAGIATEGLKPVFAVYSTFLQRAYDQVLHDICIQNLPVVFGIDRAGIVGSDGETHQGIFDLSYLSSLPNMTIIAPKCLEEMGIMLKWALNQNSPVAIRYPRGGDIKSLEMTPIKNMEKSKWEIICEEGNIAIIATGKMVQHAIIARERLKLCGIKSTIVNANFIKPIDKELIKNFVKKGYKIVTVEDNVIKGGFGSLVLQYISELKANNTVLNLGFKDKFIPHGSTDILYKIEGLDPEGIVKNIIKII from the coding sequence ATGAAAAACATATTAGATAAATATCAAGATTTTGATAGTATAAAGTCCATGTCTATAAACGAGTTAAATCAATTTTCTTATGAGATAAGAAAATTTTTAATAGATAATGTGTCTAAAACAGGAGGCCATTTGGCCTCTAATTTAGGAGTGGTAGAACTTACTTTAAGTATTTTTAATGTATTCGATTTAAATAAAGATAAAGTTATTTGGGATGTAGGACATCAAGCCTATGTACATAAAATATTAACAGGAAGAAAGGATAAATTTAATACATTAAGACAATATGGAGGATTAAGCGGCTTCCCTAAGAGATGTGAGAGCCCTTACGATGTATTTGAAACAGGGCATAGTAGTACATCTATATCTGCTGCCCTTGGAATGGCAAGAGCAAGGGATATAAAAGGAGAGAATAATAAAGTTATAGCTGTAATAGGAGATGGAGCGCTAACTGGTGGAATGGCTTTTGAGGCATTAAATGATTTGGGCTTTAATAAAACAGATTTGATTATTATATTAAATGATAATCAAATGTCTATAGCCGAAAATGTGGGAGGAATGTCTAGCTATTTAAGTAAAGTAAGATTAGATCCTACCTATAACAAATTAAAGAAAGAAGTTAATAATACTTTAAATAAAATACCTAATGTTGGAAAAGGAATGGCCCGTTCTTTGGAAAGAGTGAAAAACGGTATAAAACAAATGATTGTTCCAGGTATGTTTTTTGAAAACCTAGGAATAAAATATTTAGGACCTATAGATGGTCATGATATAAAAGAATTAAGTAAAGTTATGAAAATGGCAAAGGATATAAAGGGACCGGTTTTAATACACGCTATAACTAAAAAAGGTAAAGGTTATGCTTATGCAGAAAAAAAACCAGACAAGTTTCATGGTATAGGACCTTTTGATTGTACTAGTGGTGAAGTTAATTCTAAAGCCTGTTTAACTTACTCAGGGGTATTTGGAGAGGAATTAACCAAAATAGGAAAAGAAGATAAACGTGTTGTAGCTATAACTGCAGCTATGAAAGATGGAACTGGCCTTAGAAAATTCGGAGAAACTTTTCCAAAAAGATTTTTTGATGTGGGCATAGCAGAACAACATGCAGTAACTTTAGCAGCGGGTATAGCAACAGAAGGATTGAAGCCAGTTTTTGCTGTTTACTCTACATTTCTTCAAAGAGCATATGATCAGGTATTACATGATATATGTATACAAAATCTACCAGTGGTTTTTGGCATAGATAGGGCAGGTATAGTAGGAAGTGATGGGGAAACCCATCAAGGAATTTTTGATTTATCATATTTATCCTCTCTGCCTAATATGACAATAATAGCCCCTAAATGTTTAGAAGAAATGGGAATAATGTTAAAGTGGGCATTAAATCAAAATTCACCGGTAGCTATAAGGTACCCTAGAGGTGGAGATATAAAATCTTTAGAAATGACCCCTATAAAAAATATGGAAAAGAGTAAGTGGGAAATAATTTGTGAAGAAGGAAATATAGCTATAATAGCCACGGGAAAAATGGTGCAACATGCTATAATAGCAAGAGAAAGATTAAAATTATGTGGAATAAAATCTACAATTGTAAATGCAAATTTTATAAAACCTATAGATAAAGAATTAATAAAAAACTTTGTAAAAAAAGGATATAAGATAGTAACTGTAGAAGATAATGTAATAAAAGGTGGATTTGGTTCTTTAGTTCTTCAATATATAAGTGAACTAAAAGCTAATAATACTGTTTTAAATTTGGGATTTAAAGATAAATTTATTCCCCATGGTAGTACAGATATATTATATAAAATAGAAGGATTAGATCCAGAGGGTATTGTTAAAAATATAATAAAGATTATATAA